The following proteins come from a genomic window of Dysidea avara chromosome 12, odDysAvar1.4, whole genome shotgun sequence:
- the LOC136241295 gene encoding uncharacterized protein: protein MRTRSATPPWQCATSPDWTIIDEQLRQRLNDLHFNLSNEICDSGTAALRFSEILNELLLEFDVLRSHGHHGKHRVRKIESTVSELAAMKRNHRHQLSTNPRSFLTVMRAHNKSLRCFRKFENDRKVLRNERRFRQNPWAYAHDQCFPSKDSCEPTFPMSTAVGYFTETYAEGSVSYTGLPEWVLKSLPDSFNVPFNDSAITPGIVKGTLGRCSAKSSPGPDNITYFHLKNLPASHHFLATLFNKLLKSKTSPPMWSAARIKLLYKQNATDDPKNFRPIALTSVVGKLFHKIISQRLEHYLITNNVIDTSVQKGFISRFPGIFEHIYSVSNIIEKAISSKSPLMMTFIDLQNAFGSVPHQYIFDMLEGVQVPAPYVSYIKSVYSHLSATIQCHQWTTPPISIRRGVFQGDTMSPIIFILTFNPLLKLAEDLNKGHGFLFQLSIPNSSDLPPVGAYIYIKWLEPGDELPGWYKAQVSEYSLDGSCKVVYDDTSSVIVSEIVLLEEVEWLPCNKHSARFVSLSTGPKQLKLRWKSELKTATSSEHSTKAYADDATLISTSKEVHTKVLTEIDSKAGDVGLKLKPSKCVSLLFDGTKFCSCGITLSGGTTKTILDGPTKFLGKLIGVSAHATKSASGKAMFARFSDLIQKVDSLPLRPEYQVWIYRNYVLSIIRFHLTVDSVGPSTINKMENLATKYLKRWLCLPRSATRVILNYPGVCCPSVRSISKQCKLSLLANISSSSDPMIKELALQVDLSSNFLQINSSHQELLNEARAQLDSIPTARKLYTASKHLAISRELTLCKEKLDTLSVQCKFESSAVLEADSKLWNRLLLGFHPGQLSFVLRASSDTLPTPLNLRRWHIQTGATCSLCLSPRPTCHHVLNGCPVALQQGRFTFRHDAVLLCLMSELQACLDNVEIFADLDGKRASDSPPATIPPAVLVCSHRPDIVIYNAEMKSVVLLELTCPFNSRADLSAA from the coding sequence ATGCGCACGCGTAGCGCTACTCCCCCCTGGCAATGTGCCACTTCTCCTGACTGGACTATTATTGATGAACAACTTCGCCAAAGGTTGAATGATCTTCACTTTAACCTTAGCAACGAGATTTGTGATTCTGGAACTGCAGCATTAAGATTTTCTGAGATACTGAATGAGCTCTTATTAGAATTTGATGTTTTACGCTCCCACGGCCATCATGGAAAGCATCGTGTAAGGAAAATTGAGTCTACCGTTTCTGAACTGGCCGCTATGAAACGTAATCACCGTCATCAGTTATCCACCAATCCTAGATCATTCTTGACCGTGATGCGTGCTCACAATAAAAGCCTCCGCTGTTTTCGAAAGTTTGAGAACGACAGGAAAGTACTTCGAAATGAGAGACGTTTTCGACAGAACCCTTGGGCATATGCCCATGATCAGTGTTTTCCATCCAAGGACTCGTGTGAGCCTACTTTTCCTATGTCCACTGCAGTTGGATATTTTACTGAAACCTATGCTGAAGGCAGTGTCTCTTACACTGGTCTCCCTGAGTGGGTACTAAAGAGTCTTCCAGATTCCTTCAATGTGCCATTTAATGATTCTGCCATTACTCCTGGAATTGTCAAGGGAACCCTTGGCCGCTGCTCAGCTAAGTCATCTCCAGGTCCTGACAACATCACATATTTCCACCTCAAGAATTTACCAGCGTCTCACCATTTTCTAGCCACATTATTTAATAAGCTGTTAAAATCTAAAACTTCTCCACCTATGTGGTCTGCTGCTAGGATTAAGTTATTGTATAAGCAGAATGCTACAGATGACCCTAAGAACTTCAGGCCAATTGCTCTTACCTCCGTGGTGGGTAAATTGTTCCACAAGATCATTAGTCAGCGACTGGAGCATTATCTTATTACTAACAATGTTATTGATACATCTGTACAAAAGGGCTTTATCTCCAGGTTTCCTGGAATTTTTGAACACATTTATTCTGTTTCTAACATCATAGAAAAGGCTATCTCCTCTAAATCACCGTTGATGATGACATTTATTGACCTTCAGAATGCATTTGGGTCTGTCCCTCACCAGTACATATTTGACATGTTGGAAGGAGTTCAGGTCCCAGCTCCATATGTTTCATACATTAAATCTGTTTACTCACATTTGTCTGCTACTATTCAATGCCATCAGTGGACGACTCCACCAATTTCTATTCGCCGTGGAGTGTTTCAAGGAGACACTATGTCTCCCATAATATTTATTCTCACGTTTAATCCTCTACTGAAGTTAGCAGAAGATTTGAACAAAGGCCATGGTTTCCTTTTTCAGTTGTCGATCCCTAACTCTTCCGACCTCCCTCCAGTTGGAGCATATATTTACATTAAATGGTTGGAACCAGGTGATGAACTCCCGGGGTGGTACAAGGCACAAGTTAGTGAATACAGCCTGGATGGTTCATGTAAAGTAGTCTATGATGATACTTCTTCAGTGATTGTTTCTGAAATTGTCTTGCTTGAAGAAGTTGAATGGCTACCCTGTAACAAGCATTCAGCTCGGTTTGTTTCACTGTCAACAGGACCTAAACAGTTGAAACTTCGATGGAAATCAGAGCTTAAGACCGCTACATCTTCAGAACATTCTACCAAGGCATATGCCGATGATGCAACTTTAATCTCTACATCTAAAGAAGTTCACACTAAAGTGCTAACTGAAATAGACTCGAAAGCTGGTGATGTTGGCTTAAAACTGAAGCCATCTAAATGTGTTTCCTTATTGTTTGATGGCACAAAATTTTGTTCTTGTGGAATAACTCTATCTGGTGGTACTACCAAAACTATCTTAGATGGCCCGACCAAATTTTTGGGGAAGTTGATTGGAGTTTCTGCTCATGCTACCAAAAGTGCTTCTGGCAAAGCTATGTTTGCTAGGTTCTCTGACCTTATACAGAAAGTTGATAGTTTGCCATTAAGACCTGAGTACCAAGTATGGATTTATAGGAATTATGTTCTCTCAATCATCAGATTCCATCTCACTGTTGATAGTGTTGGACCATCCACTATCAataaaatggaaaatctagctACTAAATACCTGAAACGTTGGCTCTGTTTACCTCGCAGTGCCACTCGTGTGATCTTGAACTATCCAGGTGTTTGCTGTCCTAGTGTGCGTTCAATTTCAAAGCAGTGTAAACTTAGTTTACTTGCCAACATCTCCTCCTCATCAGATCCGATGATTAAGGAGTTGGCCTTACAAGTGGATCTTTCCTCCAATTTCCTCCAGATTAACAGTTCTCATCAGGAGTTACTCAATGAAGCCAGAGCTCAACTGGACTCTATTCCTACGGCTCGCAAGCTCTACACAGCTAGCAAACACCTTGCCATTTCTAGAGAATTGACACTATGCAAAGAGAAGCTGGACACTCTCTCTGTTCAATGTAAATTTGAATCAAGTGCTGTTCTGGAAGCTGACTCTAAGCTGTGGAATCGACTCCTGTTGGGTTTTCATCCAGGCCAGCTTTCGTTTGTGCTGCGAGCTTCATCAGATACATTACCAACTCCGTTAAATTTACGTCGCTGGCATATACAAACTGGTGCAACTTGTTCACTTTGTTTGTCACCTCGTCCAACTTGTCACCATGTGCTAAATGGGTGTCCTGTGGCTTTGCAGCAAGGCAGGTTTACTTTTCGTCATGATGCTGTTTTATTATGTTTGATGTCTGAGTTGCAAGCTtgtttggataatgtagaaatatTTGCTGATTTGGATGGCAAACGTGCGTCTGACTCTCCTCCTGCCACCATTCCCCCTGCTGTACTAGTGTGTTCTCACCGAcctgacattgttatatataatgcagaaATGAAATCTGTTGTACTTCTGGAACTTACCTGCCCATTTAATTCTCGTGCTGACCTTTCTGCTGCATGA